Proteins encoded within one genomic window of Deinococcus grandis:
- a CDS encoding AMP-binding protein, whose amino-acid sequence MFQPEFECLPTDGLRDLQLQRLRDLLALQWAQVPPMRARLEQAGLHPDDLRRLPDLAAFPFTRKADLRDYYPLGLVAAPRAALRRIHASSGTSGKPTVVAYDQHDLDVFAEVVARSLHAAGARPGMTFHNAYGYGLFTGGLGTHAGAERLGLCTVPVSGGGTERQLDLILDLQPEVIACTPSYALVLAEGFRRRGVPPGDLSLRCAVLGAEPWAEKTRAAVQEGLGVTATNIYGLSEIIGPGVSNEDAREQRGSYLWEDHFYPEIVHPETGEPLPDGEWGVLVLTSMTRTALPLLRYWTGDITRLLPEANSTGRTVRRMDIVRGRSDDLIILRGVNVYPTQLEAVLLTLGHVSPHYHVVLTRSGTLDDLTLQLEVPQASAALRGEIERQIKAQVGVTVRCELCDPGSLPRSEGGKLRRVTDHRPPR is encoded by the coding sequence GTGTTCCAGCCCGAATTCGAATGCCTGCCCACCGATGGGCTGCGCGACCTGCAACTGCAGCGGCTGCGTGATCTGCTGGCCCTGCAGTGGGCCCAGGTGCCGCCCATGCGCGCCCGGCTGGAACAGGCCGGACTGCACCCGGACGACCTGCGCCGCCTGCCGGACCTCGCGGCGTTCCCGTTCACCCGCAAGGCGGACCTGCGCGACTACTACCCGCTGGGACTGGTGGCCGCGCCGCGCGCTGCACTGCGCCGCATCCACGCCAGCAGCGGCACCAGCGGCAAACCCACGGTCGTCGCGTACGACCAGCACGACCTGGACGTGTTCGCCGAGGTCGTCGCCCGCAGCCTGCACGCGGCGGGCGCGCGCCCCGGCATGACCTTCCACAACGCCTACGGCTACGGGCTGTTCACCGGGGGACTGGGCACGCACGCCGGGGCCGAGCGGCTGGGTCTGTGCACGGTCCCGGTGTCCGGCGGCGGCACGGAACGGCAACTGGACCTGATCCTCGACCTGCAACCCGAGGTGATCGCCTGCACGCCCAGCTACGCGCTGGTCCTCGCCGAGGGCTTCCGGCGGCGCGGCGTCCCCCCCGGCGACCTCAGCCTGCGCTGCGCGGTGCTGGGCGCCGAACCCTGGGCAGAGAAGACCCGCGCCGCCGTGCAGGAGGGCCTGGGCGTCACCGCGACGAATATCTACGGCCTGTCGGAGATCATCGGGCCCGGCGTGAGCAACGAGGACGCCCGCGAGCAGCGCGGCAGTTACCTCTGGGAGGATCACTTCTACCCCGAGATCGTCCACCCCGAGACCGGCGAGCCCCTCCCGGACGGCGAGTGGGGCGTGCTGGTCCTGACCTCCATGACCCGCACGGCGCTGCCGCTCCTGCGCTACTGGACCGGCGACATCACCCGCCTCCTGCCCGAAGCGAACAGCACCGGGCGCACCGTGCGCCGCATGGACATCGTCCGGGGGCGCAGTGACGACCTGATCATCCTGCGCGGCGTGAACGTGTACCCCACGCAGCTCGAGGCGGTCCTGCTGACCCTGGGTCACGTCAGTCCGCACTACCACGTCGTCCTGACCCGCAGCGGCACGCTGGACGACCTGACCCTGCAGCTGGAGGTCCCGCAGGCCAGCGCCGCGCTGCGCGGTGAGATCGAACGGCAGATCAAGGCGCAGGTGGGCGTGACCGTCCGCTGCGAACTGTGCGACCCCGGCAGCCTGCCCCGCAGCGAGGGCGGCAAACTGCGCCGCGTGACCGATCACCGCCCACCCCGCTGA
- a CDS encoding heavy metal translocating P-type ATPase: MQTVELGVGGMTCANCSSRVERSLKRVGGVQEASVNLATERATVTFDPAQVGPQALVDTVRDAGYEPLTQEAEFAVGGMTCANCSSRVERALKRAPGVLSASVNLATERATVTFLPGTTSPGALHAVVTDAGYSVPPPAAAPDATGMAATVTDAGAADPQDARARETAALRRDVGFSALFAVPLLLLAMLPMLIMPLHMALMAAVGERALNVLMLLLAAPVQFGPGRRFYRQGWAALRHRSPDMNTLVMIGTTAAFGYSLLVTLAPQLFPAGTRHVYFEASGVVITLVLLGKYFESVAKGRSSDAMRALLNLQPPVAHVLRGDAETDVPLAALRVGDLILVRPGEKIPVDGAVERGSSFVDESMLTGESVPVLKEAGAALTGGTLNGRGALHYRAERVGADTALAGIIRLVERAQGSKPPIQGLADRVVAVFVPVVLVITAVTFLAWLLLGGPDALPRALVSAVAVLIIACPCAMGLATPTSVMVGTGRAAELGVLFRGGAALEGLQGVQVVALDKTGTLTLGRPALGEVRPLAAFTRDEVLALVGAVEAGSEHPVARALVDAARAGGQTLPIASDVQAVPGFGVEGTVAGRRVQVGAARFMARLGVDTAALDPEAQALADAGHTPMFAAVDGRLAALLTAVDPVKPGTPEAVQALQAAGLRVVMVTGDDRRTAQAVAHTLGITDVRAEVLPEDKQRVVQALQAGGARVAFVGDGINDAPALAQADVGVAIGTGTDVAAESADVILMSGDLRGVPTARALSRATLSNIRLNLLWAFGYNVLLIPVAAGALFPLLGWQLSPVLAAAAMGLSSVLVLSNALRLRGFRAPHAAPRTTAQTATA; this comes from the coding sequence GTGCAGACGGTGGAACTGGGGGTGGGCGGCATGACCTGCGCGAACTGCTCGTCGCGGGTGGAGCGCAGCCTGAAGCGGGTCGGGGGCGTGCAGGAGGCCAGCGTGAATCTGGCGACCGAGCGGGCCACCGTGACCTTCGATCCGGCGCAGGTCGGTCCGCAGGCCCTGGTGGACACCGTCCGGGACGCCGGGTACGAACCGCTGACGCAGGAGGCGGAGTTCGCCGTGGGCGGCATGACCTGCGCGAACTGCTCGTCCCGCGTGGAACGCGCCCTGAAGCGCGCGCCGGGCGTGCTGTCGGCCAGTGTGAATCTGGCGACCGAGCGGGCCACCGTCACGTTCCTGCCGGGGACGACCTCGCCGGGGGCGCTGCACGCGGTCGTCACGGACGCCGGGTACAGCGTTCCACCGCCCGCCGCGGCGCCGGACGCCACGGGGATGGCCGCCACGGTCACGGACGCCGGGGCCGCCGATCCGCAGGACGCCCGCGCCCGCGAGACGGCCGCGCTGCGCCGCGACGTGGGATTCAGCGCGCTGTTCGCCGTCCCGCTGCTGCTCCTCGCGATGCTGCCCATGCTGATCATGCCGCTGCACATGGCCCTGATGGCGGCCGTGGGCGAACGAGCCCTGAACGTGCTGATGCTGCTGCTGGCCGCGCCCGTGCAGTTCGGGCCGGGGCGGCGATTCTACCGGCAGGGCTGGGCGGCGCTGCGCCACCGCAGTCCGGACATGAACACCCTGGTCATGATCGGCACGACCGCCGCGTTCGGGTACAGCCTGCTCGTGACGCTCGCGCCGCAGCTGTTCCCGGCGGGGACCCGGCACGTGTACTTCGAGGCGTCCGGCGTGGTGATCACGCTGGTGCTGCTCGGCAAGTACTTCGAGTCGGTCGCAAAGGGGCGGTCCAGTGACGCGATGCGCGCCCTGCTGAACCTCCAGCCGCCGGTCGCGCACGTCCTGCGTGGCGACGCCGAGACGGACGTGCCGCTGGCGGCCCTGCGGGTCGGGGACCTGATCCTGGTGCGGCCCGGCGAGAAGATCCCGGTAGACGGCGCCGTGGAGCGCGGCTCGTCGTTCGTGGACGAGAGCATGCTGACCGGCGAGAGCGTCCCGGTGCTCAAGGAGGCGGGCGCGGCACTGACGGGCGGCACCCTGAACGGGCGCGGGGCGCTGCACTACCGCGCCGAGCGGGTCGGGGCGGACACCGCGCTGGCCGGGATTATCCGGCTGGTCGAGCGGGCGCAGGGCAGCAAGCCGCCCATCCAGGGGCTCGCGGACCGGGTGGTGGCGGTGTTCGTGCCGGTGGTGCTGGTCATCACCGCCGTGACGTTCCTGGCGTGGCTGCTGCTGGGCGGCCCGGACGCGCTGCCGCGCGCGCTCGTCAGTGCGGTGGCGGTGCTGATCATCGCCTGCCCCTGCGCGATGGGCCTGGCGACGCCCACCAGCGTGATGGTCGGTACGGGCCGCGCCGCCGAGCTGGGCGTGCTGTTCCGGGGCGGCGCGGCGCTGGAGGGCCTGCAGGGCGTGCAGGTGGTCGCGCTGGACAAGACCGGCACCCTGACGCTGGGCCGCCCGGCGCTGGGCGAGGTGCGCCCGCTGGCCGCGTTCACGCGGGACGAGGTGCTGGCCCTGGTCGGGGCCGTCGAGGCGGGCAGCGAGCACCCGGTGGCGCGCGCGCTCGTGGACGCGGCCCGCGCCGGGGGCCAGACGCTGCCGATTGCTTCGGACGTGCAGGCCGTGCCGGGCTTCGGGGTCGAGGGCACCGTGGCGGGGCGGCGCGTGCAGGTGGGCGCCGCGCGGTTCATGGCCCGCCTGGGCGTGGACACGGCCGCGCTGGACCCCGAGGCGCAGGCGCTGGCCGACGCCGGGCACACCCCCATGTTCGCCGCGGTGGACGGGCGGTTGGCGGCGCTCCTGACCGCCGTGGACCCCGTCAAGCCCGGCACGCCCGAGGCGGTGCAGGCCCTCCAGGCGGCCGGACTGCGGGTCGTGATGGTCACCGGGGACGACCGCCGCACCGCGCAGGCCGTCGCCCACACGCTCGGCATCACGGACGTCCGGGCCGAGGTGCTCCCGGAGGACAAGCAGCGGGTCGTGCAGGCCCTCCAGGCGGGCGGGGCGCGCGTGGCGTTCGTCGGGGACGGCATCAACGACGCCCCGGCGCTGGCGCAGGCGGACGTGGGCGTCGCCATCGGGACCGGCACGGACGTCGCCGCCGAGAGCGCGGACGTGATCCTCATGAGCGGCGACCTGCGCGGCGTGCCTACCGCCCGCGCCCTGAGCCGCGCGACCCTGTCGAACATCCGCCTGAACCTGCTGTGGGCCTTCGGGTACAACGTGCTGCTGATCCCCGTCGCGGCGGGGGCGCTGTTCCCGCTGCTGGGCTGGCAGCTCAGCCCGGTGCTGGCCGCCGCCGCCATGGGCCTGTCCAGCGTGCTGGTCCTGAGCAACGCGCTGCGCCTGCGCGGCTTCCGGGCGCCGCACGCCGCGCCCCGGACGACCGCGCAGACGGCCACGGCCTGA
- a CDS encoding uroporphyrinogen-III synthase produces MDWFAGLSVLSLESRRSEEMETLIRKYGGVPHVAPSMREMKLDLTGPLAQFERDLLAGDIHAVACLTGVGTRMFLKELAARDPRHLETLQGVPFVSRGNKPAQALKTFGLSSVQVPKPSTWHEVTEHLLATLTRGQHAVILEYGEAIPGAMLRELGYAGIRVTSVPVYRCAFPQDPTPLAKAVRDVVLGGPDILLLSSGTQILHFLKYAEKLGLLEEARAGLNRLVVVSIGPACSEAAADLGLRIDLEANPHKMGILVRMAAEHAPGIIAARLGRAG; encoded by the coding sequence ATGGACTGGTTCGCTGGCTTAAGTGTCCTGAGTCTGGAATCCCGCCGCAGCGAGGAGATGGAAACCCTGATCCGCAAGTACGGCGGCGTGCCCCACGTCGCGCCGAGCATGCGCGAGATGAAACTGGACCTCACCGGCCCCCTCGCGCAGTTCGAACGCGACCTGCTGGCCGGGGACATCCACGCCGTCGCGTGCCTCACCGGCGTCGGCACCCGCATGTTCCTCAAGGAACTCGCCGCCCGTGATCCCCGCCACCTCGAAACCCTGCAGGGCGTGCCGTTCGTGTCGCGCGGCAACAAGCCCGCCCAGGCACTGAAGACCTTCGGTCTGAGCAGCGTGCAGGTGCCCAAGCCCAGCACCTGGCACGAGGTCACCGAGCACCTCCTGGCGACCCTGACCCGCGGTCAGCACGCCGTGATCCTCGAGTACGGCGAGGCGATCCCCGGCGCGATGCTGCGCGAACTCGGCTACGCGGGCATCCGCGTGACCAGCGTCCCCGTGTACCGCTGCGCCTTCCCGCAGGACCCCACCCCGCTGGCGAAGGCCGTGCGGGACGTGGTCCTGGGCGGGCCGGACATCCTGCTGCTGTCCAGCGGCACGCAGATCCTGCACTTCCTGAAGTACGCCGAGAAACTGGGCCTGCTGGAGGAAGCCCGCGCGGGTCTGAACCGCCTGGTCGTCGTCAGCATCGGCCCGGCGTGCAGCGAGGCCGCCGCCGACCTGGGCCTGAGAATCGACCTGGAAGCCAACCCGCACAAGATGGGCATCCTGGTCCGCATGGCCGCCGAGCACGCCCCCGGCATCATCGCCGCGCGCCTGGGCCGCGCGGGCTGA
- the nirD gene encoding nitrite reductase small subunit NirD, giving the protein MTLTAPTTHPPIPWTRVCALQDILPGTGVCALIQGQQVAVFRVGGRVYATGNRDPYTGANVLSRGLTGSYTVSGETRVKVASPLLKHAFDLESGLSLDDPSVSVPVYATRTEGGDVWTGSLA; this is encoded by the coding sequence ATGACCCTCACCGCCCCCACCACCCACCCCCCGATCCCCTGGACGCGCGTGTGTGCCCTGCAGGACATCCTGCCCGGCACCGGCGTGTGCGCCCTGATTCAGGGCCAGCAGGTCGCGGTGTTTCGCGTCGGCGGGCGCGTCTACGCCACCGGCAACCGCGACCCGTACACCGGCGCGAACGTCCTGTCGCGCGGCCTGACCGGCAGCTACACCGTCAGCGGCGAGACGCGCGTGAAGGTCGCCTCTCCCCTGCTCAAGCACGCCTTCGACCTGGAAAGCGGCCTGAGCCTCGACGACCCCAGCGTGAGCGTCCCCGTGTACGCCACGCGCACCGAAGGAGGTGACGTATGGACTGGTTCGCTGGCTTAA
- the pucL gene encoding factor-independent urate hydroxylase yields the protein MPTRSIDQINTLSDAEFQAHFAGVLEHSPHYAAQVARGRPYPGAEALAAAFTRAARSGTPDEQRALIRAHPDLAGKAARAGDLTRESAHEQASAGLDRLSDAEYAEFHALNAAYHEKFGLPYVVCVREHDKASIFEGARRRLTHTPEQEVEAALHEIGRIARLRVLDLVDQSTALSPTPEVPMVKVRLGDNNYGKADVRLFKVFRDQPRHDIKDVQVRVAMQGDFEAAHVSGDNTDLVATDTVRNTIYALARDGLTGSVEAFGKHLIRHFVERGPRVTHARATFVEHTWDRMRSGGEAHDHAFVRQMPKHTATVSGDGRTFTVESGIDELYILKTTRSGWAGFHRDQFTTLPDTTDRVLATTVTARWTYRTEEPDSDEPDYDAVWARVYQTLLDVFPDHYSHSMQQTLYRLGEAVLTRCDEIDRIHFSFPNRHHILYPLDRFGMDNPGVIFHADAEPYGVIEGWVERA from the coding sequence GTGCCCACGCGGTCCATCGACCAGATCAATACCCTCAGCGACGCCGAGTTTCAGGCGCACTTCGCGGGGGTGCTCGAACACTCCCCACACTACGCCGCGCAGGTCGCCCGGGGCCGCCCCTACCCCGGCGCCGAGGCGCTGGCCGCCGCGTTCACCCGCGCGGCCCGGAGTGGCACGCCCGACGAGCAGCGCGCCCTGATCCGCGCCCACCCGGACCTCGCCGGGAAGGCCGCGCGGGCCGGTGACCTGACCCGCGAGAGCGCCCACGAGCAGGCCAGCGCGGGCCTCGACCGCCTGAGCGACGCCGAGTACGCCGAATTCCACGCCCTGAACGCCGCGTACCACGAGAAGTTCGGCCTGCCGTACGTCGTGTGCGTGCGCGAGCACGACAAAGCCAGCATCTTCGAAGGGGCCCGGCGCCGCCTGACGCACACCCCCGAACAGGAGGTCGAGGCGGCCCTGCACGAGATCGGCCGGATCGCCCGCCTGCGCGTGCTGGACCTGGTTGATCAGTCCACCGCTCTCTCCCCCACCCCGGAGGTTCCCATGGTCAAGGTCAGACTCGGCGACAACAACTACGGCAAGGCCGACGTGCGCCTGTTCAAGGTGTTCCGCGACCAGCCCCGCCACGACATCAAGGACGTGCAGGTACGCGTCGCCATGCAGGGCGACTTCGAGGCCGCGCACGTGAGCGGCGACAACACCGACCTCGTGGCGACCGACACGGTCCGCAACACCATCTACGCCCTGGCGCGCGACGGCCTGACCGGCAGCGTCGAGGCGTTCGGCAAGCACCTGATCCGGCACTTCGTGGAGCGCGGCCCGCGCGTCACGCACGCCCGCGCCACGTTCGTGGAACATACCTGGGACCGCATGCGCAGCGGCGGCGAGGCGCACGACCACGCCTTCGTGCGCCAGATGCCCAAGCACACCGCGACCGTCAGCGGCGACGGGCGGACCTTCACCGTCGAGAGCGGCATCGACGAGCTGTACATCCTCAAGACCACCCGGAGCGGCTGGGCCGGGTTCCACCGCGACCAGTTCACGACGCTGCCCGACACCACCGACCGCGTCCTGGCGACGACCGTCACCGCCCGCTGGACGTACCGCACCGAAGAACCCGACTCCGACGAGCCCGACTACGACGCCGTCTGGGCGCGGGTGTACCAGACGCTGCTGGACGTGTTTCCCGATCACTACTCGCACAGCATGCAGCAGACCCTCTACCGCCTGGGCGAGGCGGTCCTGACCCGCTGCGACGAGATCGACCGCATCCACTTCTCGTTCCCGAACCGGCACCACATCCTCTACCCGCTGGACCGCTTCGGGATGGACAACCCGGGCGTGATCTTCCACGCGGACGCCGAACCGTACGGCGTGATCGAGGGCTGGGTGGAACGCGCGTGA
- a CDS encoding MarR family winged helix-turn-helix transcriptional regulator yields the protein MNSRAFLTRVEEDWQVRRPDLDASPMLRVLRLTRLGGQLQAQLDRLLAAHGLNAAGWDLLLTLYRSAPPQGLRPGDLLDRCAVNGPATSNRIARLSALGLITRVPHPTDRRQAYVRLNAAGTALVETLLPEFLTLEAGLLRVLNPAQLTELDRLSDVLLDHLEHQDAQHT from the coding sequence GTGAACTCCCGGGCGTTCCTGACCCGTGTCGAGGAGGACTGGCAGGTGCGGCGACCCGACCTGGACGCCAGCCCCATGCTGCGCGTCCTGCGCCTGACCCGACTGGGCGGGCAATTGCAGGCGCAGCTCGACCGTCTACTGGCCGCGCACGGCCTGAACGCCGCCGGGTGGGACCTGCTGCTCACCCTGTACCGCAGCGCCCCCCCGCAGGGCCTGCGACCCGGCGACCTGCTCGACCGCTGCGCCGTGAACGGCCCCGCCACCTCCAACCGCATCGCGCGGCTGTCGGCACTGGGCCTGATCACGCGAGTGCCCCACCCGACCGACCGCCGACAGGCCTACGTCCGCCTGAACGCCGCCGGAACCGCACTGGTCGAGACCCTGCTACCCGAATTCCTGACACTGGAAGCCGGTCTCCTGCGGGTTCTGAATCCAGCCCAGCTGACTGAACTCGACCGGCTGAGCGACGTGCTCCTCGATCACCTCGAGCACCAGGACGCGCAACACACCTGA
- the uraH gene encoding hydroxyisourate hydrolase produces the protein MSGAGLSTHVLDTARGRPAGGIPVTLQRVDGSGERVLLKRTVTNADGRTDEPLIARGELRTGTYELTFIVAAYFADLTSPDPFLDEVTLRFTVADASAHYHVPLLVSPWSYSTYRGS, from the coding sequence GTGAGCGGCGCGGGCCTGAGCACCCACGTCCTCGACACCGCGCGGGGCCGCCCGGCCGGGGGCATTCCGGTGACCCTGCAGCGGGTGGACGGCAGCGGGGAACGGGTTCTGCTGAAGCGGACGGTCACGAATGCCGACGGCCGCACCGACGAGCCGCTGATCGCGCGCGGCGAACTCCGGACCGGCACGTACGAGCTGACCTTCATCGTCGCCGCGTACTTCGCCGACCTCACCAGCCCGGACCCCTTTCTGGACGAGGTGACCCTGCGTTTCACCGTCGCGGACGCCTCAGCCCACTACCACGTCCCGCTGCTCGTCAGCCCCTGGTCCTACAGCACCTACCGGGGCAGTTGA
- the nirB gene encoding nitrite reductase large subunit NirB has product MSTPIPHLVIVGNGMVGHRLTEQLRQHASHDALRLTVISEESRLAYDRVHLSSHLDDPRPDLSLATAEGYRDSGVSVVTGRADAVNLRAKTVQVAGQTLAYDALVFATGSFPFVPPVPGRDARGCFVYRTLDDLDAIREAARGARSGAVIGGGLLGLEAAGALRKLGLETHVVEFAPHLMPAQLDAEGGAALRRTIEAMGIGVHLGRNTRQVSVDAQGRVTGLDFEGGTRLDADLVVFSAGIRPRDDLARAAGLSVGERGGILIDDACRTSDPHTYAVGECALHDGRVYGLVAPGYQMAKVAAVNVLRDLGVLDAPPAHFRGADLSTRLKLLGVEVGSFGDARGVTPGARSVSLSDNVRGTYSKVVVSEDGRVLGGLLVGDTARYADLLDLTMSGTPLSVPPETLIVPPLPGGAVTTSSDALLCSCENVRESALCAAIQGGARDVASLKKCTGAGTGCGGCVPSLHGLLQTELRRLGETVTTHLCEHYPYSRQELFDLIRVRGHATWDEVLAAHGSGLGCEICKPAVGSILASLHGELVVAPQHAPLQDTNDAFLANIQKNGTYSVMPRVPGGEITAEGLIAIGAVAKRYGLYCKITGGQRIDLLGAHVGDLPAIWEELIAAGFESGHAYGKSLRTVKSCVGSTWCRYGVQDSTSLAVRLELRYRGLRSPHKLKSGVSGCTRECAEARSKDFGIIATEKGWNVYVGGNGGVTPKHAVLLASDLSEDEVITLLDRYLMFYVRTADRLQRTSTWLENLEGGLDYLRGVIIDDRLGLCADLDAEMARHVGTYRDEWAAAVADPAIRARFRTFVNSDARDEGVQWVDERGQIRPADAPHLYPLPMLGGD; this is encoded by the coding sequence GTGTCCACCCCCATCCCCCACCTCGTGATCGTCGGCAACGGCATGGTCGGCCACCGCCTGACCGAACAGCTGCGCCAGCACGCCTCTCACGACGCCCTGCGCCTGACCGTGATCAGCGAGGAGAGCCGCCTCGCGTATGACCGCGTGCACCTGTCGAGCCACCTCGACGATCCCCGCCCCGACCTGTCCCTGGCGACCGCCGAGGGCTACCGCGACTCGGGCGTGAGCGTCGTGACGGGCCGCGCCGACGCCGTGAACCTGCGTGCCAAGACCGTGCAGGTCGCCGGGCAGACCCTCGCGTACGACGCGCTGGTGTTCGCCACCGGCTCCTTCCCCTTCGTGCCGCCCGTCCCCGGCCGGGACGCCCGCGGGTGCTTCGTGTACCGCACGCTGGACGACCTGGACGCCATCCGCGAGGCCGCCCGCGGGGCGCGCAGCGGCGCCGTGATCGGCGGCGGGCTGCTGGGCCTGGAGGCCGCCGGGGCGCTGCGCAAGCTGGGCTTAGAGACGCACGTCGTGGAGTTCGCCCCGCACCTGATGCCCGCCCAGCTCGACGCCGAGGGCGGCGCGGCCCTGCGCCGCACCATCGAGGCCATGGGTATCGGCGTGCACCTGGGCAGGAACACGCGGCAGGTCAGCGTGGACGCACAGGGGCGCGTGACCGGCCTGGACTTCGAAGGCGGCACCCGTCTGGACGCGGACCTCGTGGTGTTCAGCGCGGGCATCCGCCCCCGCGACGATCTGGCCCGCGCCGCCGGGCTGAGCGTCGGCGAGCGCGGCGGCATCCTGATCGACGACGCCTGCCGCACGAGCGACCCGCACACCTACGCGGTCGGCGAGTGCGCCCTGCACGACGGGCGCGTGTACGGCCTGGTCGCGCCCGGCTACCAGATGGCGAAGGTCGCGGCCGTGAACGTCCTGCGTGACCTGGGCGTGCTGGACGCCCCTCCCGCGCACTTCCGCGGCGCGGACCTCAGCACCAGGCTGAAACTGCTGGGGGTGGAGGTCGGGTCCTTCGGCGACGCCAGGGGCGTGACGCCCGGCGCGCGCAGCGTGTCCCTGAGCGACAACGTGCGCGGCACGTACAGCAAGGTCGTCGTGTCCGAGGACGGACGCGTGCTGGGCGGCCTGCTGGTGGGCGACACCGCCCGCTACGCGGACCTGCTCGACCTGACCATGTCCGGCACGCCCCTGAGCGTCCCGCCCGAGACTTTGATCGTGCCCCCGCTGCCCGGCGGCGCGGTGACGACGTCCTCCGACGCGCTGCTGTGCTCCTGCGAGAACGTCCGCGAGAGCGCCCTGTGCGCCGCGATTCAGGGGGGCGCGCGGGACGTCGCCAGCTTGAAGAAGTGCACCGGCGCGGGCACCGGCTGCGGCGGGTGCGTGCCCAGCCTGCACGGGCTGCTGCAGACCGAACTGCGCCGCCTGGGCGAGACGGTCACCACCCACCTGTGCGAGCACTACCCGTACTCCCGGCAGGAACTGTTCGACCTGATCCGCGTCCGGGGGCACGCCACCTGGGACGAGGTGCTCGCCGCGCACGGCTCGGGTCTGGGCTGCGAGATCTGCAAGCCCGCCGTGGGCAGCATCCTGGCCAGCCTGCATGGCGAACTGGTCGTCGCGCCGCAGCACGCGCCGCTGCAGGACACGAACGACGCGTTCCTGGCGAACATCCAGAAGAACGGCACGTACTCGGTCATGCCGCGCGTGCCGGGCGGCGAGATCACCGCCGAGGGCCTGATCGCCATCGGCGCGGTCGCCAAACGCTACGGGCTGTACTGCAAGATCACCGGCGGGCAGCGCATCGACCTGCTCGGCGCGCACGTGGGCGACCTGCCCGCCATCTGGGAGGAACTGATCGCCGCCGGGTTCGAGAGCGGGCACGCGTACGGCAAGAGCCTGCGCACCGTCAAGAGCTGCGTGGGAAGCACGTGGTGCCGCTACGGCGTGCAGGACTCCACCAGTCTCGCCGTGCGCCTGGAACTGCGCTACCGGGGCCTGCGCAGCCCCCACAAGCTGAAAAGTGGCGTGTCCGGCTGCACCCGCGAGTGCGCCGAGGCCCGCAGCAAGGACTTCGGGATCATCGCCACCGAGAAGGGCTGGAACGTGTACGTCGGCGGGAACGGCGGCGTGACGCCCAAGCACGCCGTGCTGCTCGCCAGCGACCTCAGCGAGGACGAGGTCATCACCCTGCTCGACCGCTACCTGATGTTCTACGTCCGCACCGCCGACCGCCTGCAGCGCACCAGCACCTGGCTGGAAAACCTGGAGGGCGGCCTGGACTACCTGCGCGGCGTGATCATCGACGACCGCCTGGGCCTGTGCGCCGACCTGGACGCCGAGATGGCCCGCCACGTCGGCACGTACCGGGACGAGTGGGCGGCCGCCGTGGCGGACCCCGCGATCCGCGCCCGCTTCCGCACCTTCGTGAACAGCGACGCCCGCGACGAGGGCGTGCAGTGGGTCGACGAACGCGGCCAGATCCGCCCGGCCGACGCGCCGCACCTCTACCCCCTGCCGATGCTCGGCGGCGACTGA